TACTTGCCGACTCGCCTCAAACAGGAGATTACCTGACGTTTAGCAACGGGAATTTATTTGCCGGGGCCGACGTAGCATAGCAAGCCAAAACAAATTTGCCCCCCGGCATCCGTTAACTCACAAGTAGGTAGTACTATGAAGCCTAGCGCCGCAACTCCCGCAAGCCTGAAGCACCAAGGATTATTGCTGCTCATTGGGTGCTTGCTGCTGGCCCTGATGGCGGCACCCGCTGCCCGTGCGCAGGGCAGCTACAACCGCTGGAACGCCCAGCCTCCCGCTGCTATCGAGCGCATACAAAAGAAGGAAAGAGCACCCAAGCCGCAGCCCCCGCGGTGGTGCCAGATACTACGGAGCAGCCCCGGGTGGCCCAATCTAAGCTGCTGAAACGCGGCCTGGGCAGCCGTATGCGCCAGGGGCAGTCGTTGCCCGAAGACAGCATCTCGATGGTGTTCTTCTCCCAAAATAGCCGCTACCCATCCGCCGCAGTCCAGGCGCGGGCCGAAGCCAAGGTAGTTATCCGGCTGCAAGTAGCGCCAAATGGGCGGGTGAGCCGGACTTCTGTAGTCACCCTCACGCCGGCACCCAATCCGTACCGCGACGGGCCAGTGCCAGCGCCCGCTCTGCAAGCGCTAGCTGAAGAGGCGCAGCGCGTGTTTCGAATGTTGCGTTTTGAGCCCGGTCCCCAAACCTCTGAGGAGGATTTGAGCGCAAACTTCTCTATTCAATAAGAGTTAGATGGTGAGTTTACTCTATTGCATTTAATACGCTAAAACCAGCAATATAAGGCTTAATAAACTAGGTAGGCATTATTCAATATAATTATTTTTATAACGACAAAATTGTTTAAAGCGTAAATCCGAACCGTTTCGTTTTTCGTAGCTGCCCGCGTGATACTTCGCGACTACTTTTCAATTTACGTTACCGAATCCGAGCAAACGGTGCTCACGCGCCAGCACCGTGCATGGGTAGCACTGTATGCGCTGCACGCCGGGCAAGGTCCCCGCGCGAGCGTACTGCGCGCAAATGAGGTAACCGAGGCCGATTTGCTGGAATTTGAAGACAGCTGGCGCAAGCTCCGCCGCCGCAATCCTGCTCAGCTGAATAAATAGTCGGCTTCCCAACGCTGAAGCTGGGTGTATAACGCAGACGGCTCGGTGGAGAATGTAGTGTCGCCTATTTGAGTAATTGGGCGTATTGTCGCGACGTTGGCGGTAAATACACAAGTGGCATCCAGCAACTCTTCGGGTAAATATAGCCCTTCAGAAATGGCTAACCCATGCGCCTGCGCGGTGCGCAGAAGATGAGCCCGGCGCACTCCGGCCACGCAGCCAGTGCGTAGCGCCGGCGTATAAAGGCAATCATTCTTAATCCAGAAGATAGCGGCTGCTCCGGCTTCGGCAACGTAGCCGGCATTATCTAGTAGCAGTATTTCGTCGAGGCCACGGTCAGCTCGTTCGCGGGCGGCCAACACGTAAGTAAGGGTATGGGGGCCTTTGCAGAAGCTCAGCGGCGAGATATGGGTGCGCACCTGCTGGCTAACATCGGCGCGGGCGCCGGTAGTCGGGGCCGGCTCATAGGCCGTAGCGGTAAGCAGGTAGTCGACGGATGATGTAGCCGGTGTGTATAAGCCGGCGCCCGCCCGCCACATCTGCAGACGCAGGCGAGCCACTGTCAATCCTTGGGCAGCGGTTAATTGCTTAAAAATGCCCCCAAGCCCTGCAGCGTGCGTAATTCATTCGGTAAGGTCAGGTGTAGTGCCGCTGCTGCGGCCTGCATCCGGGCTATGTGAAAGGGCAGGAGACGTACACCGCCATCGGTCCAGATCAGCGTTTCAAAAAAGCCGTCGTTGTAAAATAAGCCCCGATTGGGCAAGGGAAAGGAGAACGTGCTTTCCTCAAGCAGCTGGCCGTTGTAGATGAGGTAGGACACAGTAAGCGATAAACGAAAATGTGGTTGCCGAGGAGCCGGGTGGTACCACCAAGCTCCGGTTATTATACCAGCGAAAAGCGCTTGCCGGGCAGGGCCTTCACCACGCCCCGAAACTCCAGCCCCAGCAATAAGCTGGCTGCCTGATTAACGGGCAACTGTGCTTTCCAGCTTAAATTATCCAATAATTCTTCCTGCGAAGCCAACACCTGAATTAATTGAAACTCTTCCGGGGAAAAATCATCCGAGTCGTAGGCCGCTAGGGGGCGTTTTTTGCCGGTTTGGTGCAGGGCTGCATCCCAATTTAGCACTTCCTCCAAATCGCGAGGCTCGGCGTACATCGCGGCTTTATTGCTTTTAATCAGATGATTGCAACCTTCGGAAGTATCGGTGCCTAGGTTACCGGGTACGGCCAGCACGTCGCGATTATAGCTGAGCGCAATTTCGGCCGTGATAAGGGCGCCACCTTTGCGGGCCGCTTCCACGACTACGGTACCATCAGACAGACCTGCAATGATGCGGTTGCGGGCCGGGAAATTGTAGCGGTCGGGTGGGGTGCCGAAGGGAAACTCAGTGAGTAGGCCGCCCTGGGTAAGCATTTTCTCGGCCGTTTTACGGTGCGCGGCGGGGTAAATAATATCCAAGCCCGTAGCCATTACGCCAATGGTTTCCAGTCCTTCTTGCAAAGCGGCACGATGAGCTGTAATGTCGATCCCATACGCTAGGCCGCTTACAACGAGCGGGTTGTGCGTTACTAAACCCTGCACAATGCGCTCCGTTTGCTCGCGGCCGTAATCCGTGGCTTTGCGGGTGCCCACTAAGGCCACAGTCTTGGGATGATTGAGGTCGGCGGTGCCTTGGTAGTAGAGCAGGGCCGGCGCGTCCGGAATTTGCTTGAGGCGGGTGGGGTAGCGTTTGCTAGTATAAAACAGCAACTGCACGCCATCTTTTTCGGCCCGTCGCAGGGACGTTTCGGCTTGCTGTAAGGCTTTGGCCCGCTCCCCGCCGGTTAGGGTAGCCACCGTCGTGTTACCCACGCCCGGAATCTTACGGAGCTTGCCGGGGGGCAAATGCAGGACGTTTTTGGCCGAGCCGCCGTAGCTCATCAGCTGGCGGGTGAGCTGGGGGCCAATACCAGGGAAAAGGGTAAGCGCAACTTCGTAGAGTAACGTATCGTCGGCGGACATGAAATAGAAAGCGGAGTAACAGGGGATAGAAAGCTAGGCTTTCCGGCCAGTCAAATAGTACGCCACGACTAAAACCGATTCACCATTTCCTTATTCCACAAGGTGGTCATGCAGAGCGGGAGCGAAGCATCTCGCGTGTTTGGTTGAGTTACTACTCTTACTAAACACGCGAGATGCTTCGCTCCCGCTCTGCATGACGTTTTAGTTGGATAGTTATTAAAGCATTACTGCGCCTTGCTGATAGCATCCAGCTCTTTCTTCATGGTTACCATGAATTTACGCACTTTTTCCAGGCTCTGAATCACATCGATTTTCTCCTTGAGCTGGGGGCCTTTTTGCTTCATCAAATCCCGTGCGCCGGGGATGGTGTAGCCGCGTTCCTTCACCAAGTGATAGATGGTGCGGAAGATATCTATGTCCTGGGGCGTGTAGAGGCGGTTGCCTTTTTTGCTTTTGCGGGGGCGCAATTCTTCAAATTCGGTTTCCCAGAAGCGAATAAGCGAGGGCGCTACGTTGAACTGCGCGGCTACCTCGCCGATGGTGAAGTACTGCTTTTCAATGTCCCGTTCTTTGTAAGGCATAATGGGGCGCGATGTAGCGCGAATTTTCGGTTCGCGTATCGTTGAACGATGAGTTGCGGGGGCTTTTTTGCAACGACTGCGACGAAACGCGAACGGAAAGTTCGTGCTACTATCAAAGTCGGCTAACTTTGTCGGAAGCTAATCTCGTCTTAAAAGCGAAAAGTAGCCAAAATCCTGGCCGCTGCCAACTTTCCGGCGGCGCGGCCAGCTTCGTTCCACGATTTCAACGATGCCCTGAGCTTCCGCTTGGGCTACCTGCCATGTCACTTCCTTCGGCCCACCACGTCCGCCAGCAATTCCTCGATTTTTTCGCTTCCAAAGGTCACCACATCGTGCCCTCAGCGCCTATTGTGGTAAAAGACGACCCGACGCTGCTGTTTATCAACTCGGGCATGGCCCCGTTCAAGGATTATTTCCTGGGCAACAAGCCCGCCCCCTTCAAGCGCATCGCCGATACGCAGAAGTGTCTGCGCGTATCAGGCAAGCACAACGACCTAGAGGAAGTAGGTTACGACACCTATCACCACACCATGTTTGAGATGCTCGGCAACTGGTCGTTTGGCGATTATTTCAAGAAAGACGCCATTGCCTGGGCCTGGGAGCTGCTCACGGAAGTATATAAGCTGCCCAAAGACCGCCTCTACGTCACCTACTTTGAAGGTGACCAGGGCGACGGCCTCGGCGCCGATACTGAGACTCAGGAGCTGTGGCGGCAGTACGTAGCTGAGGAGCGTATTATGCCCGGCAATAAGAAGGACAACTTTTGGGAAATGGGCGACACCGGCCCATGTGGTCCGTGCACCGAAATCCACATTGACTTACGCGACGAGGCCGAAGTAGCCCAGAAATCGGGTCGGGGGCTGGTGAACAATGACCATCCGCAGGTGGTGGAAATCTGGAACAATGTGTTCATGGAATTCCAGCGCCTGGCCGATAAGAGTTTAGTGAAGCTGCCGGCTCAACACGTCGATACGGGCATGGGCTTCGAGCGCCTGATGATGGCCGTGTCGGGCGTAAAGTCAAACTACGACACCGACGTTTTTCAGCCGCTGATTCAGTTTATTGCCTCCGAAGTGGGCTTGGAATACCACGGCACGGCCCCGGCCACCGTCAACGACCAGCCCACTACCGAAAACGAGAAAACGGATATTGCCATCCGCGTCATTGCCGACCACATCCGCACCATCAGCTTCACTATTGCTGATGGGCAGCTGCCGAGCAACGTGAAAGCTGGCTACGTGATTCGCCGTATTCTGCGTCGGGCCGTGCGCTATGCTTTCTCCTCGCTGAATCAGAAGCAGCCTTTCCTCTATAAGCTGGTGCCCGTGCTGGCCGACCAGATGCGCGGTATTTTTCCCGAGCTAAAGCAGCAGCAGCAGTTCGTGCAGCGCGTAATTGAGGAGGAAGAAATTGCCTTCCTGAAAACGCTGGAAAACGGCCTGCGCCGCCTGGATGCCTTGGAAGCAACTGCCAAAGCCAACGGCAACCGCATTGATGGCGCTACGGCGTTTGAGTTGTCGGATACGTTCGGTTTTCCGCTGGACCTTACCGCACTTATTGCCCGCGAGAAGGGCCTGACGGTGGATGAGGAAGGCTTTAAGAAGGAACTGGAAGCCCAGAAAAGCCGCTCGCGCAATGCACAGGAGGCCGAGCAGAGCGACTGGACCATCGTAACCGAATCGGAGGAGCAGCCGGCCTTTGTGGGCTACGACCTGCAGGAAGCGCCGGCCCGCATTCTGCGCTACCGCCGCACCGACCGCAAGGGCAAAACCGAGTATCAGGTGGTGCTGGACCAAACGCCGTTCTACGCCGAGTCTGGGGGGCAAATTGGCGACACGGGCTACCTGGAGTCGGATTTGTCGAAGGTGCGGGTGATTGACACGAAAAAGGAGAATGACCTCATCGTGCATACCGTCCTGGATTTGCCCGAAGATCTGGAGGCCAGCTTCATCAGCCGCATCGACCACGCCCGCCGCGACCAGATTCGGCGCAACCACACGGCCACGCACTTGCTACAAGCTGCTTTGCGCGAAGTGGTTGGCAGCCACGTTGCGCAGAAGGGCTCATTGGTAAACGAGAAGCTTCTGCGCTTCGACTTCAGCCACTTCACCAAAGTAACCGACGACCAACTGCGCCAGGTAGAAACGCTGGTGAATGAGCGCATCCGTCAGCAAATCCCGCTGGATGAGCGCCGCAACGTGCCGATTGCCGAAGCCAAAGAGCTGGGCGCTACGGCTTTGTTTGGGGAGAAGTACGGCGACTTTGTGCGGGTTATCACCTTCGACAAAGACTTCTCCGTAGAGCTTTGCGGCGGCACCCACGTGCGCACCACCGGCGACATTGGCTTCTTCAAAATCACCTCTGAATCGGCGGTTGGGGCCGGTGTGCGCCGCATCGAAGCCGTAACGGCTGAGGCTGCCGAGGCTTACGTGAACCAGCAATTCGACTTGCTCCAGCAGGTGCGCGAGGCGCTGGGCAACCCCCAGCATCTGCTGACTAGCATTGAGAAGCAAACCGAAGAAATTGCCGGCCTGCGCAAGCAGATCGAGCAATTTGCGCAGCAAAGCCTCAACCAGCAGAAGGACCAGCTTGCCGCACAAGTAAAGCCGTTGAACGGCGTAAACTTCCTAGCTGCCCAAGTGCAGGTCAATTCGGCCGACGGATTAAAGACGTTGGCGTTCAACCTACGCCAAGCTGTGCCCAACCTTGTGCTGGTGCTCGGTGCTGAAATCGACGGTAAGCCACAACTGGCCGTGATGCTGGCCGATGAGTTGGTTGCGGGGGGCAAATTGAACGCCTCCACACTGGTGCGCGAGCTAGCCAAGGAAATTCAGGGCGGCGGCGGCGGTCAGCCGTTCTTTGCCACGGCGGGGGGCAAAAATGCGGCTGGGCTAAGTGCGGCTATTAGGAAGGCGGAGGAGCTTATTGCTAATAACAAGGATATTATGCCAGATATGATTTTTTAGAGCAGTACATCCTTATAGCCCCTATAAATAATGTTAACTGAAAGCATAGTGAAATCAATACTTTTGGCTATTACCCTAATGACTTTCGGTTCATTGCATGCACAGCAAATTCCAAGTAAAAAAGTAGAATACTTCACTAAAAACTGGAAAAAAGTAGACACGATAGCTGAAGCTGCATATTGGACAGAAACCGTTTACCAAGATAGTATTCAGGCTACTGCTCGAACTTTCTACGTTAGCGGGAAACCTAAATCATTTGTCGAGTATGAAAATGCTCGGCGTAGAATTATGAATGGCGTTAGTGAAACTTGGTATGAAAACGGGCAGCTTCAAGTGCGTGAACATTGGCTACACGGTGACAGGCAGGGTGAACTACTCACCTATTATGCGGATGGCATACTAAAACGACGGGAGCAATTCTCTGATGGGAAAAGCGCCGGTGGAGAATGTTTCGATGCGCAAGGTAAACTTGTTCCATTCTTCGATTACGAAATTATGCCTACTTATCCGGGAGGTTCAGAAGCCTTGAGGCAATTTATTGCCTTGAATATACAGTACCCAACAAAGGCTTTGCGGCAGGCCATAAAAGGTCAAGTGCAGATCGGATTTAGTGTTGATTCTACTGGACAGATGCAGAATATAAGAATAGTAAAAAGTGTACATCCATTAGTAGATGCAGAAGCTCTACGAGTGATGCATTATACGGCACGCTGGACACCAGCTCAACAAGATGGGCGACCCGTTGAGGTTAGTTTTATAGTGCCTATTAACTTTAATATCGGCGAGACAAAACTCTTTAAGTCTAAAAAATAAGCATTACGCTTATGACCCTAGCCTAAATCTGCGATTCATGGACGAAGCAATAAAATCAAAATACCAGCCTGTCATCGGGTTGGAAGTGCACGCGCAGCTGCTCACGCACAGCAAAATGTACTCATCAGATGAGAATGAGTACGGCGCCCTGCCCAATCATAACCTCTCGGTAATTACCCTGGGCCACCCCGGCACGCTGCCAAAGGTGAACTATACGGCTGTGGAGTTTGCCATGAAAATGGGCCTGGCTACCAACTGCCACATTACCCGCGACAACCTGTTTGCGCGCAAAAACTACTTCTATCCCGACCTTCCCAAGGGCTACCAGATCACCCAGGACAAAACCCCGATCTGCACCCAGGGCCACGTTCCGATTCGGTTGAGCGACGGCACGACGCGGGAAATCGGCGTGACGCGCATTCATATGGAGGAAGACGCGGGCAAATCCATGCACTTGGCGGGCGAGGTGGAAACGCTGGTAGACCTGAACCGCGCCGGTGTACCGCTGATCGAGATTGTGTCGGAGCCGGACATTCGCAACGCGGAGGAAGCCTACGCTTATCTGGCCGAAATCAAAAAGCTGGTGGTGTATCTGGGCGTGTGCGACGGCAACATGGAGGAAGGCTCCCTGCGTTGCGACGCCAATATTTCGGTCATGCTCAAAGGCGCCGACAAGTTCGGAACCAAGGTGGAGGTGAAGAACATGAACTCCTTCCGCAACGTGCAGCGGGCCATTGAGCACGAGATTGAACGGCAGATTGCCATCCTGGAAGCCGGCGAAACCATCGACAGCGAAACGCGCGGCTTCGACGCGGCCTCAGGCACTACCAGCGGGCAGCGGAGCAAGGAGACGATGAACGACTACCGGTACTTCCCGGAGCCGGATTTGCCCCCCGTGGTTATCGATGATGCTTGGCTACACCGCGTGCAGGCCGAATTGCCGGCCTTGCCCCAGCAGCTTTACGCCCGCTTCACCGGCGAACTGGGCCTATCGGACTACGACGCCTCAGTATTGACGGATCAGAAGGATGTGGCCTTGTTTTTCGACGAGCTGACTCGCCAAACGACCAACGCCAAAGCCGCCGCCAACTGGGTGATGGGACCGGTGAAGTCGTACCTGAATGAGCGCGCCCTGCCGATGGCTGAGTTTCCGCTCACTACGCAGCATTTGGCCGACATCATTCAGCTTATCGACGAGAATAAGATCAGTCACTCGGTCGCCTCCAAGCAGCTGTTTCCGTATTTGCTCGAAAACCCTAGCAAAAATGCCCCCCAGGCCGCCCAGGAGCAGAACTTGCTGCAAGAGTCGGACGAGGCGGGCTTGCTGGCGATGGTGGAGCAGGTATTAGCTGCGAACCCCGGCAAAGTGGCGGAGTACCGCGCCGGCAAAAAGGCCCTAACCGGCATGTTTATGGGCGAGCTGATGAAGCTGACGGGCGGCAAAGCCGACCCGAAAGCTGCTAATCAATTGCTGCGTCAGAAGCTAGACGCCAGCGCGTGATTCAACCCCGGCGGCAAGCTTTATTACGCTCGCCGCCGGGGTTATAAGTTTTGACCGACGCACGTTGTGGAACCTGAGCCGTCAAATGCGGTTTAGGTAACAAAGTCCCTCGATGGCTGCCGATTTAATCTATAATTGGCAACTTGCGACCCCAAATCGGGTCAGTACTGAACGCTTATCTGCCCCCGACTTGGCATATCAACCGAGATGATGAAGAAAATGAAGAGCATTCTGCTATTTGCCGCCGTGCTAGGCATGGCTAATGCCTGTAGCCGGGCTACGGCTCCTACGTCGGATGCGGCTGATACAGCTGCTACCGGCGAAGGCTATCAGATTACGGGCCAGTTGACCAACGCTCCGGCCGGAACGAAGGTATATCTGGCTGAACTGGGCGAAACTCAATTTATTTCCCGCGATACAGCCACCGTTGACGAGAAAGGTGGTTTTACCCTGAAAGGTAACGTGCCGGAAGCTGGCTTATATCAGCTCAAAACCGACGATGCCAACCAGGTACTGCTGGCGCTCAACAGTGGCAGCCAGATACAGCTAAATGGCGATGCCACCCAACTCGGCACCAGCTACACGGTGAAGGGCTCACCCGATTCGGAGCTGATGCAGCGCCTGATGCGTGAGATGGACAAAACCAAAAAGACAGTGGAAGGCCTGGGCGAGCGTTACAACCAGGCGGCGCAGGTGGGCCGCGAGGACACCATGCGCGCCATCAGGGAGCGTTTCACAACGGTGCAGTCCCGCAATATTGCCAGCATCAAGAGCCTTGTGCGGCAGAATCCCAATTCGGTCGTGTCGGCTTTCGTGGTGGGCAACGTCCTGAATCCGGATGAGCAGTTTGCATTTGCTGATTCTATGGCCACGCAGTTCAAGAAAACCTTGCCCGACTCGCGCTACACCCAGTCGCTGGTGACGCGGCTGGATGTGCTGCGCCCCACAGCAGTGGGCGTGGTTGCTCCCGAGATTCAACTGGCCTCGCCGGCCGGGGCGCCCGTGGCGCTGAGCAGCCTCCGGGGTAAGTATGTGCTCATCGACTTCTGGGCTTCGTGGTGCGGCCCCTGCCGTCAGGAAAACCCGAATGTGGTGCGTATGTACAATAAGTACAAGAGCAAAGGCTTCGAGATTTATGGCGTTTCCTTCGACCAGGATAAAACCAAGTGGGAGAAAGCCATTGCCAAAGATGGTCTTACTTGGACCCACGTTTCGGACCTGAAAGGCTGGGAGAGTGCCGCCGGCCAAACGTATGGCGTGAAGTCCATTCCTCAGACAATTCTGCTGGATCCACAGGGTCGCATCATCGCTAAAAACCTGCGTGGTGAAGAGTTGGAGGAAAAGCTGAAGTCAGTGTTGGCAGTGAATTAAGCGTTTAAACATAAGAGCATAAAAAGCCCCCAGTCATTCACTGGGGGGCTTTTTATTTGACAGGAAAGACGGGCATGCAGAGGCGGAGCCGAAGTATCTCGGGAGCAGTCGTGAGGTAAGTAATCCAGCATCAGCACGCGAGATGCTTCGGCTCCGCCTCTGCATGACGTTCTATTGTACTTATGCTACCGTGTTCTGTGTTTTCACTTAACTCAAAAACATGCGCTGCATGGCTTGCCAAAGCAGCTTTTTGCGACTATTGTCTTCCTCCAGTAGCTCGATTTCAGCGGCCGGCAGGTAGGCTACATCGTTGACCAGAAGCACTGGCTCATATAACTGCGTTTTGTACACGGCTACATCAAGCAGGTTTTTGCCGAAGCCAATGATTTGTTTGGCAGCCAGCTTTTGCCGCAACGTGCTCAGGGCTACCGGCAAGTGCGACTCCACATTGATGAGCACTACATCCTCCACAATCAAGCGGATAGCCTTGAGCAGGTTGTTCAGGAAGACGTTTTTGGGCAGCCGTCGGAACCGCTCGGGGTCCATGCGCACGATAATAACGAGGCCCTTCGCATTGCTGCCAAGCGTGGAGTACGGGGTTTCGGTCAGGGGCGGGGCCGTCCGTTCCGGCCTGTCTGACATAGGGGGAGAAGGCGGAGCAGGGGCAGGGCTTACCGGTGGCGGAACAGCCTGCGTGGGGGGCAAATTAAGTCCTGCTAAGGAAGGCAGCTTCGCGGGTGCAACCGGCTTTACTCCCACGGGTGGGGCAGAAACCGTTGGTACCGGAACTGCGATTGGCGCCGACGGCTGGGGAACCATAACGGGTGCGACTACCTCCACAACAGAGTTAGCCACTACCCCAGCAGGAGCCGTAGGGGTGGGCGCTGCTGCTACTGGCAACGGGGGGGCATTTTCAACTCCCTCCGGTACCACGTACAGCGATACATTGGTGTAGAAGTTTTGAAAAAAAGCCAGCGACGCCTCGTGCATGAAGTATAAGTGAGTAGACGGGTGATGGATTTGCAGCCGCTAAGCGTAGCCGCGAAGTAGAAAGTTAAGCAGTAGATCGTGGACTTGCAATCGTGCTTCCGTCGCCCTTAATCCAAATCGAAAAGTGCTTTTAGCTCCGAGGCTTCCTCAGGCTTCATGCGCCCACCGAGTACCAAGCGTAGCTGCCGCCGCCGCAAAGCACCGTCGTACAGCTTAATTTCCTCTTCTGTTTCGGCTACGGCTTCCGGCACATCAATCGGGCGGCCCGACTGATCGACGGCCACGAAGGTGAAGAAGGCTTCGTTGGACTTTACTTTGGTGCCCGTTGGGATGTCCTCAGCCCACACGTCGATGTGCACTTCCATCGACGAGCTAAAGGAGCGCGTCACCTGGGCCTGCAGGGTCACCACGTTGCCGAGGCGAATGCCGGCGCTGAACGATACATTATCGACGGAGGCCGTCACGACGATGCGGTTGGAGTGTTTTTGGGCCGAAATAGCGGCGGCAATGTCCATCAGGTGCATCATGCGGCCGCCCATCAGGTTGTTGAGCGTGTTGGTATCGTTGGGCAGCACCAACTCGGTCATGTTCACGAACGAGTCTTTGACGGGCTTCTGTTTGCGCATTGGGTAGAAGGTTGGAATCAATAAAAGTCGAGCAAAGGTAGGGTAGCTGAAGATATTGAGTTCAGCCAAGTAGAAATGTTCTACTAATGATCGAAGCCCGTCTCTGCCCATTGATAAAAACCAATAATCCAAAAGCCCAGCACAAG
The window above is part of the Hymenobacter radiodurans genome. Proteins encoded here:
- a CDS encoding acyl-CoA thioesterase — encoded protein: MRKQKPVKDSFVNMTELVLPNDTNTLNNLMGGRMMHLMDIAAAISAQKHSNRIVVTASVDNVSFSAGIRLGNVVTLQAQVTRSFSSSMEVHIDVWAEDIPTGTKVKSNEAFFTFVAVDQSGRPIDVPEAVAETEEEIKLYDGALRRRQLRLVLGGRMKPEEASELKALFDLD
- a CDS encoding MerR family transcriptional regulator, which codes for MPYKERDIEKQYFTIGEVAAQFNVAPSLIRFWETEFEELRPRKSKKGNRLYTPQDIDIFRTIYHLVKERGYTIPGARDLMKQKGPQLKEKIDVIQSLEKVRKFMVTMKKELDAISKAQ
- a CDS encoding aminotransferase class IV; amino-acid sequence: MARLRLQMWRAGAGLYTPATSSVDYLLTATAYEPAPTTGARADVSQQVRTHISPLSFCKGPHTLTYVLAARERADRGLDEILLLDNAGYVAEAGAAAIFWIKNDCLYTPALRTGCVAGVRRAHLLRTAQAHGLAISEGLYLPEELLDATCVFTANVATIRPITQIGDTTFSTEPSALYTQLQRWEADYLFS
- the alaS gene encoding alanine--tRNA ligase encodes the protein MSLPSAHHVRQQFLDFFASKGHHIVPSAPIVVKDDPTLLFINSGMAPFKDYFLGNKPAPFKRIADTQKCLRVSGKHNDLEEVGYDTYHHTMFEMLGNWSFGDYFKKDAIAWAWELLTEVYKLPKDRLYVTYFEGDQGDGLGADTETQELWRQYVAEERIMPGNKKDNFWEMGDTGPCGPCTEIHIDLRDEAEVAQKSGRGLVNNDHPQVVEIWNNVFMEFQRLADKSLVKLPAQHVDTGMGFERLMMAVSGVKSNYDTDVFQPLIQFIASEVGLEYHGTAPATVNDQPTTENEKTDIAIRVIADHIRTISFTIADGQLPSNVKAGYVIRRILRRAVRYAFSSLNQKQPFLYKLVPVLADQMRGIFPELKQQQQFVQRVIEEEEIAFLKTLENGLRRLDALEATAKANGNRIDGATAFELSDTFGFPLDLTALIAREKGLTVDEEGFKKELEAQKSRSRNAQEAEQSDWTIVTESEEQPAFVGYDLQEAPARILRYRRTDRKGKTEYQVVLDQTPFYAESGGQIGDTGYLESDLSKVRVIDTKKENDLIVHTVLDLPEDLEASFISRIDHARRDQIRRNHTATHLLQAALREVVGSHVAQKGSLVNEKLLRFDFSHFTKVTDDQLRQVETLVNERIRQQIPLDERRNVPIAEAKELGATALFGEKYGDFVRVITFDKDFSVELCGGTHVRTTGDIGFFKITSESAVGAGVRRIEAVTAEAAEAYVNQQFDLLQQVREALGNPQHLLTSIEKQTEEIAGLRKQIEQFAQQSLNQQKDQLAAQVKPLNGVNFLAAQVQVNSADGLKTLAFNLRQAVPNLVLVLGAEIDGKPQLAVMLADELVAGGKLNASTLVRELAKEIQGGGGGQPFFATAGGKNAAGLSAAIRKAEELIANNKDIMPDMIF
- a CDS encoding energy transducer TonB yields the protein MKSILLAITLMTFGSLHAQQIPSKKVEYFTKNWKKVDTIAEAAYWTETVYQDSIQATARTFYVSGKPKSFVEYENARRRIMNGVSETWYENGQLQVREHWLHGDRQGELLTYYADGILKRREQFSDGKSAGGECFDAQGKLVPFFDYEIMPTYPGGSEALRQFIALNIQYPTKALRQAIKGQVQIGFSVDSTGQMQNIRIVKSVHPLVDAEALRVMHYTARWTPAQQDGRPVEVSFIVPINFNIGETKLFKSKK
- a CDS encoding energy transducer TonB codes for the protein MPDTTEQPRVAQSKLLKRGLGSRMRQGQSLPEDSISMVFFSQNSRYPSAAVQARAEAKVVIRLQVAPNGRVSRTSVVTLTPAPNPYRDGPVPAPALQALAEEAQRVFRMLRFEPGPQTSEEDLSANFSIQ
- a CDS encoding aminotransferase class IV, yielding MSYLIYNGQLLEESTFSFPLPNRGLFYNDGFFETLIWTDGGVRLLPFHIARMQAAAAALHLTLPNELRTLQGLGAFLSN
- a CDS encoding AhpC/TSA family protein — its product is MMKKMKSILLFAAVLGMANACSRATAPTSDAADTAATGEGYQITGQLTNAPAGTKVYLAELGETQFISRDTATVDEKGGFTLKGNVPEAGLYQLKTDDANQVLLALNSGSQIQLNGDATQLGTSYTVKGSPDSELMQRLMREMDKTKKTVEGLGERYNQAAQVGREDTMRAIRERFTTVQSRNIASIKSLVRQNPNSVVSAFVVGNVLNPDEQFAFADSMATQFKKTLPDSRYTQSLVTRLDVLRPTAVGVVAPEIQLASPAGAPVALSSLRGKYVLIDFWASWCGPCRQENPNVVRMYNKYKSKGFEIYGVSFDQDKTKWEKAIAKDGLTWTHVSDLKGWESAAGQTYGVKSIPQTILLDPQGRIIAKNLRGEELEEKLKSVLAVN
- the dprA gene encoding DNA-processing protein DprA, whose product is MSADDTLLYEVALTLFPGIGPQLTRQLMSYGGSAKNVLHLPPGKLRKIPGVGNTTVATLTGGERAKALQQAETSLRRAEKDGVQLLFYTSKRYPTRLKQIPDAPALLYYQGTADLNHPKTVALVGTRKATDYGREQTERIVQGLVTHNPLVVSGLAYGIDITAHRAALQEGLETIGVMATGLDIIYPAAHRKTAEKMLTQGGLLTEFPFGTPPDRYNFPARNRIIAGLSDGTVVVEAARKGGALITAEIALSYNRDVLAVPGNLGTDTSEGCNHLIKSNKAAMYAEPRDLEEVLNWDAALHQTGKKRPLAAYDSDDFSPEEFQLIQVLASQEELLDNLSWKAQLPVNQAASLLLGLEFRGVVKALPGKRFSLV
- the gatB gene encoding Asp-tRNA(Asn)/Glu-tRNA(Gln) amidotransferase subunit GatB, yielding MDEAIKSKYQPVIGLEVHAQLLTHSKMYSSDENEYGALPNHNLSVITLGHPGTLPKVNYTAVEFAMKMGLATNCHITRDNLFARKNYFYPDLPKGYQITQDKTPICTQGHVPIRLSDGTTREIGVTRIHMEEDAGKSMHLAGEVETLVDLNRAGVPLIEIVSEPDIRNAEEAYAYLAEIKKLVVYLGVCDGNMEEGSLRCDANISVMLKGADKFGTKVEVKNMNSFRNVQRAIEHEIERQIAILEAGETIDSETRGFDAASGTTSGQRSKETMNDYRYFPEPDLPPVVIDDAWLHRVQAELPALPQQLYARFTGELGLSDYDASVLTDQKDVALFFDELTRQTTNAKAAANWVMGPVKSYLNERALPMAEFPLTTQHLADIIQLIDENKISHSVASKQLFPYLLENPSKNAPQAAQEQNLLQESDEAGLLAMVEQVLAANPGKVAEYRAGKKALTGMFMGELMKLTGGKADPKAANQLLRQKLDASA